One genomic segment of Helianthus annuus cultivar XRQ/B chromosome 14, HanXRQr2.0-SUNRISE, whole genome shotgun sequence includes these proteins:
- the LOC118486465 gene encoding uncharacterized protein LOC118486465 → MEDATCHGCGEKGHIKTSCPKKATKGKGTSNAQAKPCGICNRGGHKTLECQDIKDATYYGCNEIGHIKTNCPNKTKKPGEAKKTKAGSSQMDTQEAIQDDNVTTAIRKAMRKAMKGFKKPDAARFKTHVAAHKKSSIQASNAKYNPNKNHLWQGAHSF, encoded by the exons atggaAGATGCGACCTGTCATGGTTGTGGCGAAAAAGGGCACATAAAGACCAGCTGCCCAAAGAAGGCGACTAAAGGAAAAGGCACTTCAAATGCGCAAGCTAAGCCTTGTGGAATCTGTAATAGGGGAGGGCACAAAACCTTGGAGTGCCAAgacataaaggacgcaacctactatggttgcaatgaaataggGCACATCAAAACTAATTGCCCTaataaaaccaagaagcctggGGAGGCTAAGAAGACCAAAGCTGGAAGCTCTCAAATGGATACTCAAGAGgctattcaggatgacaatgtcacaacAG CTATTAGAAAGGCTATGAGAAAAGCCATGAAAGGGTTCAAGAAGCCAGATGCTGCACGCTTTAAAACACATGTCGCTGCTCATAAGAAGAGCTCTATTCAGGCTTCAAATGCGAAGTATAACCCGAACAAAAATCATTTGTGGCAAGGAGCCCATTCCTTTTAG